In Chroogloeocystis siderophila 5.2 s.c.1, a genomic segment contains:
- a CDS encoding anhydro-N-acetylmuramic acid kinase: MLVIGLISGTSVDGIDAALVDISGTDSDIKVEFLAGETYPYPTKLRQQILAVCAGEALSMAQLAELDDAIAQTFAQAAQHLQINHSSVELIGSHGQTVYHRPPQRRSEGHEGQGSALPALKGFPDILGYSLQLGRGAVIAELTQIPTVSNFRTGDIAAKGHGAPLVPRVDAYLLSHPHESRCVQNIGGIANVAYLPPRSHPDWLEKVRGWDTGPGNSLLDLAVQHFTNGSRTYDANGEWASSGSPCHTLVEKWLSQDYFQLPPPKSTGRELFGWDYLQACLADTTALNLSAADTLATLTELTAASIVHSYQTFLPQQSDRVLLCGGGSRNFYLKRRLQELLAPLPVQTTDEIGLSANFKEAIAFAVLAYWRMLNLPGNLPQATGATQPVLLGEMHLPI; the protein is encoded by the coding sequence ATGCTTGTAATTGGCTTAATCAGCGGTACTTCAGTTGATGGCATTGATGCTGCCTTAGTTGATATTTCTGGTACAGATAGCGATATCAAAGTTGAGTTCTTAGCAGGAGAAACTTATCCTTATCCGACAAAGTTAAGGCAACAGATCCTCGCAGTTTGTGCGGGGGAAGCGCTTTCGATGGCACAATTGGCAGAATTAGACGATGCGATCGCCCAAACTTTTGCCCAAGCAGCACAACACTTGCAAATCAATCACTCTTCCGTAGAACTCATTGGTTCGCACGGTCAAACAGTATATCATCGACCACCCCAAAGAAGGAGCGAGGGGCATGAGGGGCAAGGCAGTGCCTTACCAGCACTAAAGGGGTTTCCTGACATCCTAGGATATAGTCTTCAATTAGGACGTGGTGCTGTCATTGCGGAATTAACTCAAATTCCAACAGTGAGTAACTTTCGTACAGGTGATATTGCTGCTAAAGGTCATGGTGCGCCCTTAGTTCCCCGCGTCGATGCGTATCTTTTGAGCCATCCTCACGAATCGCGTTGTGTACAAAATATTGGCGGAATCGCTAACGTTGCTTATTTACCACCGCGATCGCATCCCGACTGGTTGGAAAAAGTGCGCGGTTGGGATACAGGACCTGGAAATTCGCTGTTAGATTTAGCAGTACAGCATTTTACCAATGGTAGTAGAACTTACGATGCTAACGGTGAGTGGGCATCTAGCGGCAGTCCTTGTCATACATTAGTAGAAAAATGGCTCAGTCAAGATTACTTTCAACTCCCACCACCAAAATCGACAGGAAGAGAACTTTTTGGCTGGGACTATTTACAAGCTTGTCTAGCTGACACGACTGCACTAAATTTAAGCGCTGCTGATACTTTAGCAACTCTTACCGAATTAACTGCTGCCTCAATTGTCCACAGTTACCAAACTTTCTTACCACAGCAAAGCGATCGCGTACTATTATGCGGTGGCGGTAGTCGGAATTTCTACTTAAAACGCCGATTACAAGAATTACTCGCACCACTTCCCGTACAAACGACAGACGAAATCGGGCTAAGTGCCAATTTTAAAGAAGCGATCGCCTTCGCTGTTCTTGCGTACTGGAGAATGCTCAACCTCCCTGGTAACTTACCGCAAGCAACTGGTGCAACGCAACCAGTACTCCTCGGAGAAATGCATTTACCAATATAA
- a CDS encoding tetratricopeptide repeat protein gives MRLQRQSNKQKITIDPKLVVGHGGEARVFILPEDDQLVAKLYHKPTKAYAQKLLAMLANPPENPMAAKGHISIAWPTDLLIKDSGVVGFLMPRVHKMHSIVEFYNPKTRRQTCPFFNYLYLHRTARNLVTAMGALHSRGYCIGDINESNILVSDTALITLVDTDSFQVPDPKSGYVYRCGVGKAEFTPPELQGKNFAHFERKPEHDLFGLAVLLFQLLMEGTHPFSGIYQGIGDPPSYSARISAGHFVYSKTKRVPYVPTPIAPPFELLHPTLQQLFLRCFEEGYHHPKARPNTQAWQAALIEAEQALTTCATNNQHRYSNHLSSCPWCDRAVKLGGRDPFPSVQAVRAGQHLQPLKRKHTVLPKRDYQQQVLSAFNAAAATPTAKLVAKSKANSKKKIKPLMWGLIGTGALVFLEIMVIAYDLRISPQSFANLFPDRSEAQPAAPQPTLNGNQISIAYYDQGKFHYKLGDYKGAIENFNRALLYNPNDANAYVNRGNARYEIAQHSSNPNQEYQAAIADFDQALQINPAAEKAYLSRGIVRHDTAKYSKDVDRSYLAAIADFDQAVRLNPANAEAYVKRGISYHKLAQNSKNMLHPGYQEALNDFNQALQLDSQAAEAYMKRGIVRYEIAQSSNTDTKGYSNALTDLKQAAKLFLEQSDIERYQETLSNICVVLEKNCQSFLQNPEKFITSKVDATAPKVGN, from the coding sequence ATGCGGTTGCAACGTCAATCGAACAAACAAAAAATTACTATAGACCCCAAGTTAGTTGTAGGACATGGGGGCGAGGCGCGAGTTTTTATATTACCAGAAGATGACCAACTTGTTGCCAAACTCTATCACAAGCCAACGAAGGCATACGCGCAAAAGCTGCTGGCAATGCTTGCCAACCCTCCAGAAAATCCGATGGCAGCAAAAGGGCATATTTCGATTGCTTGGCCCACCGATTTATTAATCAAAGACAGCGGCGTTGTTGGCTTTTTAATGCCTCGCGTCCACAAGATGCACTCAATTGTTGAATTTTATAACCCAAAAACTCGCCGCCAAACGTGTCCTTTCTTTAACTATCTTTATCTACATCGTACAGCGCGAAATCTTGTAACCGCGATGGGGGCGTTGCATTCGCGGGGCTATTGTATCGGAGATATCAACGAGTCAAATATTTTGGTAAGTGATACTGCCTTGATTACACTCGTAGACACTGATTCATTTCAAGTCCCAGACCCAAAAAGTGGTTATGTCTATCGTTGTGGAGTCGGTAAGGCAGAATTTACCCCGCCTGAGTTGCAAGGAAAAAACTTTGCGCACTTTGAGCGTAAACCAGAACACGACCTTTTCGGCTTAGCGGTACTGTTGTTTCAACTTTTAATGGAAGGAACACACCCGTTTTCGGGAATTTATCAAGGAATTGGCGATCCTCCTTCGTATTCAGCGCGAATTAGTGCAGGACACTTTGTCTACAGCAAAACCAAGCGTGTCCCTTATGTACCAACACCGATCGCACCACCTTTTGAATTGCTGCATCCCACTTTACAGCAACTTTTCTTGCGTTGTTTTGAGGAGGGTTATCATCATCCTAAAGCGCGACCGAATACTCAAGCATGGCAAGCTGCATTAATTGAAGCCGAACAAGCACTGACGACTTGCGCAACGAATAACCAGCACCGTTACAGCAACCATCTCAGTTCGTGTCCTTGGTGCGATCGCGCGGTAAAGCTTGGCGGACGCGATCCTTTCCCCTCGGTACAAGCTGTGCGCGCAGGACAACACCTCCAACCGCTAAAGCGCAAGCATACGGTCTTACCAAAAAGAGATTATCAGCAGCAAGTGCTATCAGCTTTTAATGCAGCTGCGGCTACACCAACAGCGAAGCTAGTAGCAAAGAGTAAGGCAAATAGTAAGAAGAAAATTAAGCCTTTGATGTGGGGCTTGATTGGCACAGGCGCGTTAGTGTTCCTGGAAATTATGGTAATTGCCTACGACCTCAGAATTTCCCCACAAAGCTTTGCTAATCTGTTTCCCGATCGCAGCGAAGCACAGCCTGCGGCACCACAACCAACACTCAATGGTAATCAAATTTCCATCGCTTACTACGACCAAGGCAAGTTTCACTACAAACTCGGTGACTATAAAGGAGCAATTGAAAACTTTAATCGCGCTCTACTTTACAATCCTAATGATGCCAACGCCTACGTTAATCGTGGTAATGCGCGTTACGAGATAGCCCAACACAGTAGCAATCCGAATCAGGAATACCAAGCGGCGATCGCAGACTTCGATCAAGCGCTGCAAATCAATCCAGCCGCTGAAAAAGCGTATCTAAGTCGTGGTATTGTCCGTCATGACACTGCTAAATACAGTAAAGATGTCGATAGAAGTTATTTGGCCGCGATCGCTGACTTTGACCAAGCTGTACGGCTAAATCCAGCAAATGCCGAAGCCTACGTGAAAAGAGGCATTTCATATCACAAACTGGCACAAAACAGCAAAAATATGCTGCATCCAGGTTATCAAGAAGCGCTCAACGACTTTAATCAAGCTTTGCAACTCGACTCGCAGGCCGCTGAAGCGTATATGAAACGGGGCATTGTCCGCTATGAAATCGCCCAAAGTAGCAATACCGATACTAAAGGTTATTCCAATGCGCTGACAGACCTCAAGCAAGCCGCAAAACTCTTCTTAGAACAAAGCGATATTGAACGCTACCAAGAAACTTTGAGCAATATTTGTGTGGTGTTAGAAAAAAACTGCCAATCGTTTTTACAAAATCCAGAAAAGTTTATCACGTCTAAAGTTGATGCAACGGCTCCTAAGGTAGGAAATTAG
- a CDS encoding acyl-CoA desaturase, which translates to MTTSAVNAESKQPLALSWINVAFFGTVHAVAIAAFWNFSWSAFGVTLFLHWLFGSIGICLGYHRLLSHRSLQVSPKWVEYAIATCGALAIQGGPIFWVASHRLHHAHTEDNDKDPYSSGRGFWWSHMLWIFYPRREFFEYGNYKRFAPELARDPYYNWLDRNFLLLQIPLGIVLYLCGGWSFVLYGIFVRSVLLWHTTWLINSATHLRGYQTFPVDDNSRNLWWAAILTYGEGWHNNHHAYPNVAKAGQRWWEVDMTWWAIKLLQTAGLAKKVVMPVTKA; encoded by the coding sequence ATGACAACATCAGCTGTCAATGCTGAGAGTAAGCAGCCACTTGCTCTTAGTTGGATTAACGTGGCATTTTTTGGTACAGTTCATGCAGTGGCGATCGCCGCATTTTGGAATTTTTCGTGGTCTGCATTTGGAGTGACTCTATTCCTCCATTGGTTATTTGGCAGTATTGGTATCTGTTTAGGCTACCACAGGCTTTTAAGCCACCGCAGCTTGCAAGTATCGCCTAAGTGGGTGGAATACGCGATTGCAACTTGCGGCGCGTTAGCCATTCAAGGAGGACCAATTTTTTGGGTAGCAAGTCATCGACTGCATCACGCACACACAGAAGATAACGACAAAGATCCTTACTCTTCAGGGCGTGGCTTTTGGTGGAGTCATATGCTATGGATCTTCTATCCCCGCCGAGAGTTTTTTGAATATGGCAACTACAAGCGATTTGCCCCAGAACTTGCCCGCGATCCTTACTACAATTGGTTAGACCGCAATTTTCTCCTCTTACAAATTCCGCTCGGTATCGTATTATATCTTTGCGGCGGATGGTCGTTTGTTCTTTACGGGATTTTTGTGCGATCAGTATTACTTTGGCACACAACTTGGTTAATTAACTCAGCAACGCATTTGCGCGGTTATCAAACCTTTCCAGTCGATGACAACTCGCGAAATCTTTGGTGGGCAGCAATTTTAACCTATGGCGAAGGTTGGCACAACAACCATCATGCTTACCCCAATGTGGCAAAAGCGGGACAGCGCTGGTGGGAAGTTGATATGACTTGGTGGGCAATAAAACTTTTACAAACTGCTGGTTTAGCTAAAAAAGTTGTTATGCCAGTAACTAAAGCTTAA
- a CDS encoding transposase, translating into MIKEPRKLPILNPKERQTYYGALELFTQEFILILELTANGELTVEFVKKLIAKHPTSKIFLIWDGASYHRGQVMKDFLTAQNQGVPPENWKITCIRFAPYAPQENPVEAIWLQLKTLLRRFYRFGKSFQNIKRLFLLFVDLKLFNLPNLSNYDAFSRFA; encoded by the coding sequence TTGATAAAAGAGCCTCGAAAACTTCCAATTCTCAATCCCAAAGAACGGCAAACATATTATGGCGCGTTAGAACTTTTCACGCAAGAGTTTATTCTGATTCTTGAATTAACAGCTAATGGAGAACTAACAGTAGAATTTGTCAAAAAATTAATCGCCAAACATCCAACTTCTAAAATTTTCTTGATTTGGGATGGAGCTAGTTATCATCGAGGACAAGTAATGAAAGATTTTCTCACTGCACAAAATCAAGGAGTTCCTCCAGAAAATTGGAAAATTACTTGTATTCGATTTGCTCCTTATGCTCCTCAAGAAAATCCAGTTGAAGCTATTTGGTTACAACTGAAAACTCTGCTTAGAAGATTTTATCGTTTTGGAAAAAGTTTTCAGAACATTAAACGCCTGTTTCTGCTTTTTGTTGACTTGAAACTCTTTAATCTTCCAAATCTCAGCAACTACGATGCTTTTTCACGATTCGCTTAG
- a CDS encoding TetR family transcriptional regulator, whose product MQYSRLLTLARMPTQNTSTRQRLINAAIELFATQGVIDTTTKAVAELAQVNEVTLFRHFGNKHGLLLAVISESAVFQELGETLRQQAQQTHSLSEAIKWYAGDRLTAITQFPELVLSILGEARQYPVENRRIIGKYINQISHDVAEYLATVMQREQLRSQLPVEKLASLLNYILLGYAIIELATESDEEHDREAFLSDLVQLFLGENIVSTNLEAITSTENVADLPANLVHTILQQAKKSGLRDYALVYVLFAAGLSPIDITNLERSHQISDPHQHLLQINQGSVRQVPVNQWIMGKRYGSYTRNPLTQWLKSRKDNSSALFLNDNGMPITEQEIKALWQELAEGLLTPQGNPPVIEQAQQTWCVEMLVKGISIEDLSILTGWSLTRLQPYARRAKEKVALEQALRLDQKS is encoded by the coding sequence ATGCAGTATTCCCGCTTATTGACACTAGCCCGTATGCCCACTCAAAATACTTCGACTCGACAACGATTAATTAATGCAGCGATTGAGTTGTTCGCGACTCAGGGAGTTATCGACACAACAACAAAAGCCGTTGCTGAGTTAGCCCAAGTTAATGAAGTAACGCTATTTCGGCATTTTGGGAATAAGCATGGTTTACTGCTTGCAGTTATTTCCGAGTCAGCGGTGTTTCAAGAGTTGGGTGAAACATTGCGCCAACAAGCCCAACAAACGCATAGTCTTTCAGAAGCGATTAAATGGTACGCGGGCGATCGCTTAACGGCGATCACGCAATTTCCCGAATTAGTGCTGTCTATTTTAGGAGAAGCACGGCAATACCCAGTAGAAAATCGCCGCATCATTGGCAAATACATCAATCAAATCAGTCACGATGTTGCCGAATATCTAGCAACTGTGATGCAACGCGAACAGTTACGCAGTCAATTACCTGTTGAAAAGCTTGCCAGCTTACTTAACTATATTTTGTTAGGCTACGCGATTATTGAATTGGCAACTGAATCTGACGAAGAACATGACAGAGAAGCGTTTTTGAGTGACTTGGTTCAACTATTTTTAGGAGAAAACATAGTATCTACAAATTTAGAAGCAATTACTTCAACTGAAAATGTGGCAGATCTACCAGCAAATTTAGTGCATACAATTCTGCAACAAGCTAAAAAATCAGGACTACGAGATTATGCGCTTGTGTATGTTTTATTTGCAGCGGGCTTATCTCCAATAGATATTACTAATTTAGAGCGAAGTCATCAAATCAGCGATCCTCATCAACATTTATTACAAATTAATCAAGGTTCAGTAAGACAAGTTCCTGTTAATCAATGGATTATGGGCAAGCGCTACGGTTCTTACACTCGTAATCCACTGACACAATGGCTTAAAAGTCGTAAAGATAATTCTTCTGCCTTATTTCTTAATGATAACGGAATGCCAATCACTGAGCAAGAAATAAAAGCACTTTGGCAAGAACTAGCCGAAGGGTTATTGACACCACAAGGAAACCCTCCAGTGATTGAGCAAGCGCAGCAGACTTGGTGCGTTGAGATGCTAGTGAAAGGAATCAGTATTGAAGATTTGAGTATTTTAACAGGGTGGAGTTTAACGAGATTACAACCTTATGCACGTAGAGCAAAAGAAAAAGTAGCTTTAGAGCAAGCGCTACGCCTCGATCAAAAATCTTAA
- a CDS encoding TolC family protein — protein MKQQLCNGLWLSLTVVMTISQPVEADTTQSRLVDKNTFLRQHNSSYDSSLLSLTPTIKPVGKTAASSLQKEVSMTEIVAQNNVPPTGDRNIIVPTVPTPATPGTAAPTAPAVRPPAQTPNYLNPSPNPLQFPTRPEEVRIQGTQPITLQQALELAQRNNRQLEVARLNLERSRASLREAQAALLPNASLNAGLSRSQSAQPNQGFPEQEVGASTAFNGTAQLSYNIYTSGERSSRIRAAEEQIRLNELQLEQTAEQLRLDVSNDYYNLQAADELVRINQSAVTNAQASLRDAQALEQAGVGTRFDVLRSEVQLANATQELTNALSQQQNSRRQLAARLSLAQSVSLAAAEPVQIAGLWNLPLEDSIVLAFRNRAELQQQLAQRNISEAQRRIALSQLGPRVGVSINYNVLDVFDDGSGLADGYSLGANVSLNLYDGGAARARARQEEANIAIAETNFADTRNQVRFEVEEAYNTLQSNLANIQTASVALEQAREALRLARLRFQAGVGTQTEVIDAENDLTNAEGNRVTAILDYNRALARLQRAISSGQPR, from the coding sequence GTGAAACAACAATTATGTAACGGCTTGTGGTTGAGCCTTACCGTAGTGATGACAATATCCCAGCCGGTTGAAGCTGATACCACCCAAAGCAGATTGGTAGACAAGAACACATTTTTGCGACAGCATAATAGCAGTTACGATAGCTCGTTACTCAGTTTAACTCCGACTATCAAACCTGTAGGCAAGACTGCCGCGTCTAGCCTTCAAAAAGAAGTCTCCATGACGGAAATTGTGGCACAAAATAATGTTCCGCCGACAGGCGATCGCAACATCATTGTCCCTACTGTTCCTACTCCGGCGACGCCAGGAACGGCTGCACCTACTGCGCCTGCGGTGCGTCCTCCAGCGCAAACGCCTAATTATCTCAATCCTAGTCCGAATCCACTACAATTTCCTACTCGTCCAGAAGAAGTCCGAATTCAAGGAACTCAACCAATTACACTGCAACAAGCACTGGAACTCGCACAGCGAAACAATCGTCAACTCGAAGTCGCAAGGCTCAATTTAGAGCGGAGTCGCGCAAGTTTACGCGAAGCCCAAGCTGCTTTGCTTCCCAATGCTAGCCTCAATGCAGGGCTAAGTCGCTCTCAGTCGGCGCAACCTAACCAAGGTTTTCCTGAGCAAGAAGTTGGTGCTAGTACAGCTTTTAATGGTACGGCACAATTGAGCTACAACATTTATACATCCGGCGAAAGAAGCTCTCGAATTCGTGCCGCAGAAGAACAAATCCGCTTAAACGAATTGCAGCTAGAGCAAACAGCAGAACAACTGCGCTTAGACGTTTCCAACGACTACTATAATTTGCAAGCAGCTGATGAGTTAGTCCGCATCAATCAATCAGCTGTCACAAACGCACAAGCAAGTTTACGCGATGCCCAAGCTTTAGAACAGGCTGGAGTGGGGACGCGATTTGATGTACTGCGCTCTGAGGTTCAACTTGCCAACGCAACACAAGAATTGACAAACGCTTTGAGCCAACAGCAAAATAGTCGCCGTCAGTTAGCTGCACGGTTGAGTTTAGCACAGTCGGTGAGTCTTGCGGCAGCCGAGCCAGTTCAAATTGCTGGTTTATGGAACTTACCGTTAGAGGATAGTATTGTCCTGGCGTTTCGTAACCGTGCAGAACTGCAACAGCAATTAGCGCAACGTAACATTAGTGAAGCACAGCGACGGATCGCACTATCACAACTTGGACCTCGCGTAGGTGTCTCAATAAATTACAACGTGCTTGACGTTTTTGATGACGGTTCGGGTCTTGCCGATGGGTATTCGTTAGGCGCTAATGTGTCGCTGAACTTGTACGATGGAGGAGCCGCCCGCGCCCGCGCTCGGCAAGAAGAAGCAAATATTGCGATCGCCGAAACAAATTTCGCGGATACGCGTAACCAAGTCCGCTTTGAGGTCGAAGAGGCCTACAATACCTTACAGTCAAACTTAGCCAATATTCAAACAGCTTCGGTTGCCCTAGAACAAGCGAGAGAAGCCCTACGATTAGCACGGCTACGCTTCCAAGCTGGAGTAGGAACGCAAACCGAAGTCATTGACGCAGAAAATGACTTAACAAATGCCGAAGGCAACCGAGTCACCGCGATTTTGGACTATAATCGCGCTTTGGCAAGGCTACAACGGGCAATTAGCTCAGGTCAACCACGTTAG
- a CDS encoding pentapeptide repeat-containing protein: MSLEPDSPQPNSVSPPPAVESQPDELSDHTQNIELAPKGSLSQQALAALASMQSSQQEATVNRLTTAQQGNRIPDLKAAGITLIAITIIMIGLVWGNELVAWFGVVLALLLSIAVLLPWLQAAIRELLSAQERSLFVAIAGIIAALFAIVELTGINRHLLVWGSQINWEAFGTLAEWVGALGQILIAVLAVFVAWRQYVISKDLTIQQNLLTVQQNLITQQQTIDSYFQGISDLVLDDEGLLEDWPQERALAEGRTAAILSSVDRDGKAKILRFLSSSRLLTPLKRDSRLGRAILNGDGGYAEDRVFGVRVIDLGVMLAGADLSGTDLRWTDLSDANLIRVNLSGCDLVRANFARTILADAKFNGADFKGTRLFYGAAETASPRSRTEPPNYKTGEYTGAVIEDADFTNVQRMSESARYYCCAWGGEKTRATVPGGCSGIPNKLGR, translated from the coding sequence ATGTCGCTTGAACCAGATTCCCCCCAGCCCAATTCAGTTTCGCCTCCTCCAGCCGTTGAGTCGCAGCCCGACGAATTGTCTGATCACACGCAAAATATCGAACTTGCGCCCAAAGGTTCACTCTCACAACAGGCATTAGCAGCACTTGCCTCAATGCAATCATCGCAGCAGGAAGCAACTGTCAACCGTCTGACAACCGCACAGCAGGGAAACCGCATCCCTGATCTCAAAGCCGCTGGAATTACGCTCATCGCGATCACCATTATTATGATTGGGCTTGTGTGGGGTAATGAGTTAGTTGCTTGGTTTGGAGTTGTGCTAGCCCTATTGCTATCGATAGCCGTACTATTACCGTGGTTACAAGCTGCGATCCGCGAATTGTTGTCTGCGCAAGAGCGATCGCTATTTGTTGCCATAGCAGGAATTATTGCAGCATTGTTCGCTATTGTCGAACTGACTGGTATCAATCGCCATCTGCTAGTTTGGGGTAGCCAGATCAACTGGGAAGCTTTTGGCACGCTTGCGGAATGGGTTGGGGCGTTAGGACAAATTTTAATTGCGGTGCTTGCAGTTTTTGTCGCGTGGCGACAATACGTTATTTCTAAAGATTTAACAATTCAACAGAACTTGCTTACTGTTCAGCAAAACTTGATCACGCAGCAGCAAACAATTGATAGCTACTTTCAGGGAATTTCTGACCTCGTATTAGATGATGAAGGATTGTTAGAAGATTGGCCGCAAGAACGAGCCTTAGCCGAAGGTCGAACAGCAGCAATTTTAAGTAGCGTTGATCGCGATGGTAAAGCAAAAATTTTGCGGTTTCTCTCTAGTTCTAGATTACTCACCCCGCTCAAGCGCGACTCGCGTTTAGGTAGAGCAATTCTCAATGGTGACGGTGGCTATGCCGAAGACCGTGTTTTTGGAGTGCGCGTTATCGACTTAGGAGTCATGCTTGCTGGTGCAGATCTATCCGGTACTGATTTACGGTGGACAGACTTAAGCGATGCGAATCTCATTCGCGTGAATCTGAGTGGTTGTGACTTAGTACGCGCCAACTTCGCCCGCACGATTCTAGCAGATGCTAAGTTCAATGGTGCAGATTTCAAAGGAACTCGTTTGTTCTACGGTGCTGCTGAAACCGCTAGCCCGCGCAGCCGCACTGAACCACCAAATTACAAAACAGGGGAATACACCGGCGCTGTCATTGAAGATGCGGATTTCACAAACGTGCAGCGAATGTCCGAATCAGCACGCTACTATTGCTGTGCTTGGGGTGGAGAAAAAACTAGAGCAACAGTTCCTGGTGGTTGTAGTGGAATTCCGAATAAGCTGGGGCGGTGA
- a CDS encoding helix-turn-helix domain-containing protein, translating to MSSNSLTKSQQIQLLKDFIQSHPNEKEMRRALAVKLAMEGYVYRQISQILEVSVGFISKWKQVFESGGLAALKSSYKGGKGYLTQMERQAVIQWLVEQKTWDISDLEIYLIEQYDVVFQSRQSYYQLLKEARITWQKGEQINPRQDPEAISKKTEKLPIS from the coding sequence GTGAGTTCAAATTCTTTAACCAAATCACAACAAATTCAACTCTTAAAAGATTTCATTCAAAGTCATCCAAATGAAAAAGAGATGAGAAGAGCTTTAGCCGTAAAGCTGGCTATGGAAGGTTATGTGTATCGACAAATTAGCCAAATTTTAGAAGTTTCTGTCGGATTTATTAGCAAATGGAAACAAGTCTTTGAGTCTGGGGGATTAGCTGCTTTAAAATCTTCATACAAAGGCGGGAAAGGTTACTTAACTCAAATGGAAAGGCAAGCGGTAATTCAGTGGCTAGTCGAACAAAAAACTTGGGATATTTCAGACTTGGAGATTTATCTAATCGAGCAGTATGATGTAGTTTTTCAATCGCGACAAAGTTATTATCAACTGTTGAAGGAAGCGCGAATTACTTGGCAAAAAGGAGAACAAATCAATCCACGTCAGGACCCAGAAGCAATTTCAAAAAAAACCGAGAAATTGCCGATATCCTAG
- a CDS encoding glycosyltransferase family 2 protein, translated as MPKYSIVVPIFNEEKTIPALYQRLYRVMERLDGDVELILVNDGSRDRSLQLLRELHDQDSRVCYLSLARNFGHQIAVTAGLNFVRGQVAIVLDGDLQDPPELIPDMIEKWRQGYQVVYAQRTQRRQESWFKRFTAYFFYRLLKRLADVDIPTDTGDFCLMDRQVVDILNAMPERNRYIRGLRSWVGFHQTAICFERDPRFAGEVKYTFTKSLALAVNGLVSFSKVPLRLSTYVGLLAAIIAILMALLVLYWRLFVPSSRLEGFAIILVAIFFIGAVQLVSIGILGEYVGRIYEEVKGRPLYTLAEVGGLNNEKITTPDNHTKAQSRSENR; from the coding sequence TTGCCTAAGTATTCAATAGTCGTTCCCATTTTCAACGAAGAAAAAACGATTCCAGCCCTGTATCAACGCCTTTATAGAGTGATGGAGCGGCTAGATGGGGATGTCGAACTAATCTTAGTCAATGATGGTAGTCGCGATCGCTCGTTACAACTTTTGCGCGAACTCCACGATCAAGACTCGCGCGTTTGTTACCTGAGTCTCGCGCGTAACTTTGGTCATCAAATTGCGGTGACCGCAGGTTTAAACTTTGTACGCGGACAAGTAGCGATCGTACTCGATGGCGATTTACAAGATCCGCCCGAATTGATTCCTGACATGATCGAGAAGTGGCGACAAGGATATCAAGTTGTCTACGCGCAACGCACGCAACGCCGTCAAGAGAGTTGGTTCAAAAGGTTTACAGCTTATTTCTTTTATCGTCTACTGAAGCGTTTAGCCGACGTGGATATTCCCACCGATACGGGTGATTTTTGTTTGATGGATCGCCAGGTAGTTGATATACTCAATGCCATGCCTGAACGAAATCGCTACATTCGCGGATTGCGATCATGGGTAGGTTTTCATCAAACAGCGATTTGCTTTGAACGCGATCCGCGCTTTGCGGGAGAAGTGAAATACACATTCACAAAATCTTTAGCGTTAGCGGTCAACGGCTTAGTCTCTTTTTCTAAAGTACCGCTGCGATTGTCTACTTATGTTGGATTACTTGCGGCGATCATTGCAATTTTGATGGCGCTTTTAGTACTCTATTGGCGACTTTTTGTGCCAAGTTCGCGTTTAGAAGGCTTTGCTATTATTCTCGTTGCCATCTTTTTTATCGGCGCTGTTCAACTTGTCAGTATCGGCATTTTAGGCGAGTACGTCGGACGTATTTACGAAGAAGTCAAAGGAAGACCGCTTTACACTTTGGCAGAAGTCGGCGGATTGAACAACGAAAAAATCACAACTCCAGACAATCATACTAAGGCTCAATCCCGTTCTGAAAATAGGTAA